AGAAGAATTTTGTTACGAGATTTGAATGTTGCTGATAAAACTTGCCTTGAAGGTATCCTATCTCAATATATACCcacgttttattttatttatctatCATTATTGAAATTTCAACCCAATTTATTGAAATTTCTCTTTACACCCAACTAATTAagtcaattaattatttaaaaaaaaaaaaaaaaaaaacacaaatgtcAAACACAAAGGTTTTCTTCAAGGTGAAGTAATCACATATGGATTGTTGGATTTTcaacataacaaaaaataaaaataaaataccaaataattctaaaaaaaattcaaatgtttttaACAACATATTTAAAACTAAACGCACTTAAGAAACTTAAAAAGTTCaaccatcttcttcatttgcctttatctttaattaattatgcttCTTTGTAATGttgtgttttattttgtaattaaaattaaattatcggAATTTAACACGGAGTTTTATtctcaaaatataaatattaagtaCGCAAATGGCTCTTTACTACAGTAATAGAAATGAGTTAAGCCTTTGTATAACAACATGAGTTTAAATTCCGTCCGTAATTAAACTAATAAtatttatcgtttgacaaaaaaaaaaaagaacaattttattgtttttgccCTCCAATTGCCATTGCCCCACGTAACATGTCAGCCGTCAAGATCTATCGTGTGGCTCTTCTTAAAAACGCATCTTGCCCCACAAAAATGACCTTCGTACTATAGAAGCAGCGCCTCTTCTGTCCAACCTAAACCCCCCCAAACCTaaacccttcttcttctttggttCTTCCCTTCCCATCAGCCTCTTTCTTTCATTCTCCCATTGCCTCCCATATTTCCACAATCCTAAGCTCCGATTGAATTTTGATTCATATGGGCAGTAAAAAGAGAAGCTCCACTTCCATGGAAGCTGCGACTGATGCTGTCGCTAACGATGGCGGCTTCAGTAATCTGAAGAAATCGAAGAAGGGCAAAACAAAGCAGGAGACAACAGAAGCTTCTGCCCCTTCTTCTTCTACCGCTCCCACCGCCGTCAAACCCATGGAGagacaaaagaaaaggaaagcttTGGACAAAGTGAGGCGCCTCCACACTGCGGAGACCAAACCCAAAGAACCCAAAACAATGGAGGTGCCCGCTTCGTCTTCAACGAGCGGGGTTCTTCCGGAGTTCCATGTGGGTGTGTTTAAGGACTTGGCTTCGGCTGATGGGTCTCTTAGAGAAGCCGCGGCGGAGGCTTTGGCTATGGAGTTGGTGGCCGTACAGAGAGCTTATGATGGCCTTGAGAATAAGGAGTTGATTGAAGGTGGAGTGAAGTTGGATGCCGAGAAGGATGATGGGTTGAATGATTGTGCGCCTTCCTTGAGATATGCTGTGCGGAGACTCATTCGCGGCGTTTCTTCATCAAGAGAGGTTTTCATTTTCCACCATTACTTTGTCTTACTTGATATGTGAATGTGGCATGGTATTCGTGTATTCGAATTTTTGTGTGTCATGGTTATGGTTTTAAGTTTAGGCTCTCTTGATTTGTATGCTCCTTGATTTAATTGTTGTTGCTTTTAAGAGTGTAATGTGGGACACATTTGTATTCAAGTCTTGGAAGTATTTAGTCTTTAAGGAATCTAAGCTTTTGGAGCTTTGGTATATTTACATTAGTCATTGGTTGACCTTTGTTATAGGCTGTGGTTTATTATATGATTTAATACTCTCTCGATGCAAactgtttctttcttttgaagCCTTCGTTCTTCAACTTATTTAGTTGAATTGCTTTCTTAAGTGAAGTTCATTATTATATCTCACTAAATGCAACCAGAagcatttttgtttttctgtccTGAATCTCATCCAAGTTCAATATTGAAAGCTTCCAATTGCATGCAAGAGGCTTGGTTTAGGGGGTACATACAGGATGTTTTGTAATTCATTTATGTACCTATAAAATGAGCAATAAAGTTTTGGAGACGCATATGTTAATGCGTTGAGTTCAATTTTGTGGGTTGTTGTAGTGCTTTTTTGTTAAAATCTATACATGGTAATTTTCTATTAAATCTGTCAGTTCTGCAGATTATTATAATATAGTTACTAGTTTGAACCATTTCATGGTTAGAGACTGTAtttgaaagtttgaaaatttttgaTATGTCAGTTGTGGCATGGCAATTTAGAATGTGCTCAACATCTTACTGAAATTCTACTTACATTAATAagttttgttaaatatttttcattGAGAATTTGGCATGAGTTAATGTGTTCTGATATTAACTTGAAAACCTTTGAATATCACACAAATGCATGTATTTAACAGTTTGATCTTGCTGAAATAAATTTGAGAAGCTAATGTAGTTCAACTTGTGTGACTAACTTTTGTTATATGTACTATATTTCTTTTCCAGTGTGCAAGACAAGGGTTTGCATTAGGTTTAACTATTTTAGTAAGTACGATCCCCAGCATCAAGGTGAACTCATTGTTGAAACTTATTGTTGATTTCTTAGAGGTCTCTTCATCGATGAAGGGTCAGGTGGGCAAAACCTTTGCTTTATATTTCAAAGAATTCTTTGATTCAATTGCTGTATTTTCCCTAGAAAGTTTAGTTATTGCTTCCTCGTTGCATTGCAGGAACAAAGGGATCATCTTTTGGGTCGCTTATTTGCTTATGGTGCTATTGCCCGATCAGGAAGACTAGCTGAGGAGTGGGTTTCTGATAGAAACACTCCTCTCATAAAGGAATTCACTAGTCTTCTCATTGCCCTTGCATCAAAGAAGCGATACTTGCAAGAGCCTGTTGTTTCGGTTATTGTAGACTTGATCGAGAAGGTAAATTTTCCTGATAAACGAAATATTGCCTTGCATGTGGATAATATATAATCTTTATGCCTGGTCAATAACGATGATGATTTCAGCGATCTATGCCACAAAATTCAGTTCCAATCAAATGTTTGCAACATGAttgttaagttttttttttttcttttttcaactcATTGAATAAACAGAAATATTTAGACTGGCTGTATAAACTTAGCATGTTATGTCATTGGACTGTGTGTTAATTATTTGTCAGCTCCCAAACCTGACTTTGTTGATCGAGTTACAACACCATGCAAATGGTCTTTTGAGTCTTAAATTTTTGTTGAatataattttgggttttgtttaattgtttgtGTAAGAAAGTAGTCAACATTTGTTAGTGGTGAATCTCTGAAATGATTTTCTTAGCACTGGCCAAATTACCAACCAATCCATGAATTTAGTTGATCTGCAGGTAACTTTTCATCAATTATTCGGATTTTATTTATCAGCACAGACTAGGTAGCTTTAAAATTTGCCAAAATTCTCGACCTTGTCTTAGCTTTCCAATTGTTTATGCCTCTGTAGTACAGTAGGCTGGGCTTTTATTAAATTGTTCTATCCTAGATGTAAATGTACATTAAATTCAAATGGCCCTTGATTTGGTCATGCAGTTGCCGAAGCTTTTCATGCAGATTAATTTCTCTGCATTTCGTCAAGTGCCATCTCATTAAGGGACATGCCACTGTTTATAGCTTGTTGTCCTGTTTAAGGGACATGCCATAGttcatattcaatttattttaGAAGACAGAAAAAGCTAGTAAAACTTgtgtctttttatttcttttcagcATTGCTTTCATTTAGTGAAGATCATCCTGTTAAGTTTATTTCACTCACAATTGCAGACTTTATATCTTAGTTGCATTATTCTATAATGTATTCtacattattttattgaatatcCACAATAGATAAATCaactgtaaaaataaatatggtGTCTGTGATTATGTGTTTCTAAATACAGCCTTCCTTTGTGCAAATTTTGTAAGACAATTTCGTACCTAAATTTTGTACTTTACTATAAATCATGCTTTGGTGTATAAGAACTGGTTAACATTGTAGCCTTTAGACAGCATCTGTAGGCTGCAGCGGTGGTTTCAACTGGTGTGGTTCTATGCTTTGAAGTCTACATTTTACAGCTTGATTGAGGatctcttttctttgtcttctaaCAGGACTTTCATGCTTGTAGTTCTAGTCAAGTTCAAGTTGTTAAATGATATAGAactagaaggaaaagaaaagcatTTTTCATTCAAATATATTATCAGCCCAGGCTATAACAGTTAGTCCCAGTTCCTTGATAAGAATCCAGCCCGAAATTGAAGGGGTGGGATATAGACAGAGAGTTTAAGTCTTTGTATTCTACACTTTAGTGAATGGTCCTTGTACGTACATTTTGCCATCATTTTGAGGGGTTGAAGCGTTTCCCCTTCTAGAATGTGTCCTTCTATGTGCAGAGACGGGGTTGTTGCTTCTGTTGCTTCTGTTTCCACTGCTTTGTTTTAgctccttgtttttttttaacctgatttttttttattgtgaataCATAGGTCCTTGCCATCATCATGTCCTAATACATTTACTTCTGTGTATTCTATATTTGCAGTTGCACTCAGAAGCTTTGCTGAATCACATTCTAGAGGCCCCAGGCCTTAATCAGTGGTTTGAAGGAGCTATTCAAATTGGAAATCCTGATGCATTGCTTCTGGCTCTGAAAATCAGAGGAAAAACTCTTATtgaaagttcaagttttgggaACCTTTTGCCAGTTCCATTCAGCCCTGACAAACTGTTTTCTGCTGACCATCTGTCTTCTCTTGCTAACTGCTTGAAGGTAGTGTGGGTTTGTGTTTCTGTGTGCCAAATGTGTGggtttgtgttggtgtgttCCATTTATGTGTGGGCGTGCATATTTTTCTGCATGATGGACACTTCATTATGGAGGAAAATATTACTATTAACAAAACCATTCCTGAACTTTTTGGTTTGTGTGGAATATTACAGGAATCCACCTTTTGTCAGCCTCGTGTTCACAATGTGTGGCCTGTTCTGGTAGACATGCTTTTACCTGATAGAGTTTTGCAGGCTGAAGATGCAATTTCTGTTTCAAATTCCTTGAAGAGGCCCAAAAAGAATCGCAAGTCTAGCTCTTCTGATGAAGAAATTGCAAAGAACTTTCAGTGCTTCTGTGAGGTGATCCTTGAGGGATCGCTTCTAACATCATCTCATGACCGCAAACACTTGGCCTTCGAtgttctgcttcttcttctaccAAAGTTGCCTTCATCTTTTATTTCAATTACTCTGTCATACAAGATTGTTCAGTGCATGATTGATATactttctacaaaggattcttGGCTCTATAAAGTTGTGCAACATTTTCTTAAAACTTTAACTGATTGGGTTGGGGATGATGATGTGAGAAGGGTTTCTGTCATTGTGGCTCTACAGAAACATAGCAACGGAAAATTTGATTGCATTACTCGAACAAAAACAGTTAAGGATTTGATGTCAGATTTCAGAACAGAATCTGGTTGCATGCTGTTCATTCAGAACCTGTTGAACATGTTTCTGGATGAAAAGCATGCTACTGAGGAGCCTTCAGATCAGAGTCAAACGACAGATGACAATTCAGATATAGGTTCTGTTGAAGACAAGGAATCTGTTGGAACCATGGGAAATTCtgattttttgaaaacatggaTTGTGGAATCCCTCCCCAgtatattgaaaattttgaaactggATCCTGAGGCAAAATTTAGGGTCCAAAAAGGAATTTTGAAGTTTCTAGCAGTTCAGGGTTTGTTCACCGCATCTCTTGGGTCTGAAGTAACATCCCTTGAATTACAAGAGACATTTAGGTGGCCAAAAACTGCCATCTCGAGTGCCCTTTGCAGGATGTGTATTGAGCAGCTCCAGTTACTGTTTGCAAACTCTCAGAAAGGAGAGGGGTCACGTCCCTTGCTAAATTGCGTAGAGCAAAGTGACCTTGGCTCATACTTTATGCGGTTCCTTAGCACTTTGTGCAGTATTCCTTCCGTCTCATATTTTCGGCCTTTGGAAACCGAGGaagaaaacactttgaaaaaatTGCAAGCAATGGAAACTTCACTCTCAAAAGAGGTACTTTCTTTGGCCGTTTTTAGTTCCATGTAAGTATTTGTCAGGTACTTTCTCAGAAGAGGTACTTCACTCCACGTAATTATGCATCTGATCAACctaaatttcttttgatttcaagttgagtttcaaattttagattgGAATAAGTTGGATATGACCCCCAATATGTCATAAAACTTGGAATCAGTGAGATTTTTAAAATTAGGGGATGGTGTTTCTGATGCGTTATTTCCTAGTAAAGGcctctttttttgttgttttcatcCGACTCAAGATAGGTTTAATTCTATTGATGCCTTATTCCGGGGTCTTGTAAATGGTGTGGTCTTACCTTCTAGGCCATCTTCGGCAGAACTACTTTGAACTCAAGTTTAAGATGCATGCTTGTTAATTAATTCTATTTTAGTCTTTCAGTTTCTTGGTTGTACTGTCCTTTCCATGTTTTTTGGCATGACATGAAGCTTCTTGAATGCTTCAATTGCAGGAAAGGAATTGTCAGCTTACTAGTGATGCAAATAGGTTGCATGCACTAAGATACTTACTCATCCAGCTGCTTTTGCAAATGCTCCTTCGACCAAAGGAATACTTAGAAGCAGTCTCTGAGCTTATGATATGTTGTAAGAAAGCTTTTCCTGTTTCTGATCTTCTTGATGCCCCTGGAGAAGATGACTTGGATGATGAGGGTGCACCTGCCATGATGGATGTTCTTGTGGATACATTGCTTTCTTTGCTGCCAGAGTCATCAGCTCCCATGCGAACTGCAATCGAGCAGGTGTGATGGATGTTCCTGTGGATACTTGAATTATCTTACATATATGCTATGTTGGAATGTTaatgttttgaattttatttatgtagTCAGACAATTTATCTCTGAATGATAATCATGTGCTTTCACTGATACTTTACTGGAATTGTTCTTTTTAATTCTGTAATTTGATTAGTTGGGCTGTTTAATTCTCTCTTCTGATGCTAGACTAGTATATTTTGTGCTGGAGGTACATTATTAGATACCAAATTGATGAACTAGAATACTGCAGTGCATATTTGTTTAGAAATCTTCCTGTGTATGTGTGTATActtgtgtgtgtatgtgtgccTCTGTGCGTGCACGCGTGTGGGGATGTTTTAAGCAAAACCTAAAAAGACTAATTATCTGGAGTCCATGTCTTGTAGGTTTTTAAATGCTTCTGTGATGATATCACGGATGATGGTCTGTTGCGGATGATGAGGGTCATCCGGAAGAATTTGAAACCTGCTAGACATCAAGATGCTGATAGTGATGACATttttgatgatgaagaagatgatgaagattttcttaaaattgaagaagatgaggGAATTGACAAGGCTGAGACAGGTGAAACAGGTGACAGTGATGAGCAGCCAGATGACTCTGAGGCCGACTCTGAGGCTGCTGATGCGGTTGAGGCAGTTGGCAAAGAAAATCCTGAAGCTTCTGATGATTCTGATGGAGGAATGGATGACGATGCAATGTTTCGAATGGATACTTATCTTACCCAGATCTTCAAAGAGCGAAAGAATCTAGCTGGGGGTGACACTGCACATCACCAACTCATGCTGTTTAAGCTTCGTGTTCTTTCATTGCTAGAAATTTACCTACATGAAAATCCAGGCAAGTGTGTTTTATTCAAATTACTTGAAATACAGAAATGGCTTACAACATGTTTTGCAAGCACGAATTAAAAAAGATATTTCTTTCATTTAAATTTAGCTCGTTGGGTTATGTGTTTTATAATGAAATTGGGATTTATAGATCTGACATCTGTATTTGTGCACCTGGTTGACTCAATTAAACAGGCAAGCCGCAGGTTTTGTTGGTGTACTCAAACTTAGCTCGGGCATTTATTGAACCACCCAGTGCAGAAAGTAGTGAACAGCTAGGACAGCGTGTATGGGGGATactgcaaaagaaaatttttaaagCAAAGGACTATCCGAAGGGTGAAGATGTGCAATTATCTACTTTAGAATCTTTGCTGCAAAAGAATCTGAAGTTGGCCTCAAAACCTATTAAGAGAAAGAAATCCGCAACCAACCTGTCCAAGAAGAAACAGTCAGCTTCGTGGAACCGACACAAAATGATTACTAGCCTTGCACAGAGCTCCACTTTCTGGATTCTGAAGATCGTTGAAGCAAGAAATTTTCCGGAGTCTGAGCTGCGGAGGATTTTTGATATTTTCCAGGGAGTTCTAGTGGAGTATTTCAATAGTAAAAAGTCTCAAATCAAATCTGGATTTTTGAAAGAAATATTTAGAAGAAGGCCATGGGTAGGGCACCATCTGTTTGGCTTCCTGTTGGAGAAATGTGGCACTTCAAAGTCAGATTTTCGGCGAGTGGAAGCACTTGATTTGGTGAGTGAAATATTGAAGTCCCTGGGCTCCACTGATGGAAGTAGCCAGGAAGCGCTGAAGAATATCATGAAAAGCCATCTGCCGAAACTCTGTCGTCTGATAGAACACTTGCTGACAAATATATCAGAAAAACAGTCGAGGCAAGCTGAAGCGCGGAAGTTTTGTAGCAGGATCCTTCAGATGATAACAACCCTTAAGCTGACGAAGTCTTTCCTTAAAAATTTATCTCCAGATGCTCATGCCAAGTGTGAATCACAACTCAGTgcacaatttattaaaatgaaGACAGTACCACATGAGTGAAACTTGCTGAGCTCATGAACGAATTATGTTTCGTATTTATGTTAAGGGAAGCTTCTTTCAGTCCCCAAACAACAATACTCAGAAGCAGTTTGTGGTAATACCAATCACCATTTTTGACTTTTGGAACAAGATTGAGCTGATACTTGCTCTTCGACGCCAGTTTCTTGAGGCAGGTACGTGTTATAACTTGAAGGAACTTTCCGTCGGTCAAACATTTTTGAGTTTGTGATTTCATTTGGCAGTTATTTATATGAGTAGTTTTTTCAGACAGGAAGAGTTTAGGGGGTAACAGGAAAGTACGTACTTGGAACAAggtttcacttattttcaatcGAAGAACCTTGCGGTGCTAGAATTCCCGGACATCTCTTGTATTGTACTTGATTcataatttgttttttcaagTGTATGCTGCATGAGGTGATGGGCTGATTGGTCTATTTTGTGCACGCGTTTCGAGTATTGACGCTTTCTGTTTTG
This genomic stretch from Pyrus communis chromosome 2, drPyrComm1.1, whole genome shotgun sequence harbors:
- the LOC137725952 gene encoding rDNA transcriptional regulator pol5-like, coding for MGSKKRSSTSMEAATDAVANDGGFSNLKKSKKGKTKQETTEASAPSSSTAPTAVKPMERQKKRKALDKVRRLHTAETKPKEPKTMEVPASSSTSGVLPEFHVGVFKDLASADGSLREAAAEALAMELVAVQRAYDGLENKELIEGGVKLDAEKDDGLNDCAPSLRYAVRRLIRGVSSSRECARQGFALGLTILVSTIPSIKVNSLLKLIVDFLEVSSSMKGQEQRDHLLGRLFAYGAIARSGRLAEEWVSDRNTPLIKEFTSLLIALASKKRYLQEPVVSVIVDLIEKLHSEALLNHILEAPGLNQWFEGAIQIGNPDALLLALKIRGKTLIESSSFGNLLPVPFSPDKLFSADHLSSLANCLKESTFCQPRVHNVWPVLVDMLLPDRVLQAEDAISVSNSLKRPKKNRKSSSSDEEIAKNFQCFCEVILEGSLLTSSHDRKHLAFDVLLLLLPKLPSSFISITLSYKIVQCMIDILSTKDSWLYKVVQHFLKTLTDWVGDDDVRRVSVIVALQKHSNGKFDCITRTKTVKDLMSDFRTESGCMLFIQNLLNMFLDEKHATEEPSDQSQTTDDNSDIGSVEDKESVGTMGNSDFLKTWIVESLPSILKILKLDPEAKFRVQKGILKFLAVQGLFTASLGSEVTSLELQETFRWPKTAISSALCRMCIEQLQLLFANSQKGEGSRPLLNCVEQSDLGSYFMRFLSTLCSIPSVSYFRPLETEEENTLKKLQAMETSLSKEERNCQLTSDANRLHALRYLLIQLLLQMLLRPKEYLEAVSELMICCKKAFPVSDLLDAPGEDDLDDEGAPAMMDVLVDTLLSLLPESSAPMRTAIEQVFKCFCDDITDDGLLRMMRVIRKNLKPARHQDADSDDIFDDEEDDEDFLKIEEDEGIDKAETGETGDSDEQPDDSEADSEAADAVEAVGKENPEASDDSDGGMDDDAMFRMDTYLTQIFKERKNLAGGDTAHHQLMLFKLRVLSLLEIYLHENPGKPQVLLVYSNLARAFIEPPSAESSEQLGQRVWGILQKKIFKAKDYPKGEDVQLSTLESLLQKNLKLASKPIKRKKSATNLSKKKQSASWNRHKMITSLAQSSTFWILKIVEARNFPESELRRIFDIFQGVLVEYFNSKKSQIKSGFLKEIFRRRPWVGHHLFGFLLEKCGTSKSDFRRVEALDLVSEILKSLGSTDGSSQEALKNIMKSHLPKLCRLIEHLLTNISEKQSRQAEARKFCSRILQMITTLKLTKSFLKNLSPDAHAKCESQLSAQFIKMKTVPHE